In Gammaproteobacteria bacterium, the genomic stretch CCAAAACCTGTATATCCCAATTCTGTCACCAATACGGCAAGTGCCGGAGAAAATTCACCATAGGGATATGCAAACAGCGTCGGGCGTACACCAAGTTTTTCTTCAATACGAGATTGCGCCCGCTCAATATCATCGGTTACGCGTCTACGCCATGCAGACTGTTCTTCTTTCCAGGGTATCAAATGATTATGGGAAGCCGAGTGATTCCCCACACGCATCCCAGCTGCAACCATTTCAGCAATCTGCTCCCAACGCATATAATTCCTATACGCTTTATCAACATGATCAGTGGAAACAAACAAAGTAAACGGTATATTTCTTTTCTTAAGTTCTGGCCATGCATGGGTGTATACGGACAAGTATGCATCATCCACTGTAATCGCGACGGTTCTATCCGGAATTGGTTTCCCGGCTTTCATATACGAAACAATCTGTTCAAGTGAAAAGAACGTGAATTTTTCTTTTTCCAATAAATCGAGCTGTGCGATAAAGTCCTGCATTCGCGTATTGGTGCTTGGCAACGTGGTTTCACCAAATCGATGATAGATGAATACTACCGCACTATTGTCAGGATGACTGGCAATCTCAGCCTTAGCGCTTATTCCACACGCACTCAACATAAAAATAATAATTAGCCGAGTTAACAACGCTAATCTTCCCATTAAACAACCTGCGAAGCCATACATGGTATTTTTTTGTCCTTTCGTCGTATAGACTAACACAACCGAATCCAAATCATTTCATGAGGCTAGCCCGTGTTCACTGTAGAAACTGTTGTCGTTAGCGCACTACTATATGTATTGATGTTAGTTGCGTTTCGCTTTCCTCATATAAGACTATTCCACATCGGCACAATGTCTAGCGTAATGTTGTTTGACTTACTCATGCCTTTTTATCTCTACTTAAACCGTGACTGGAAGGAACGTCTCATCGACGGAGGGGAGATATTTTCGTTTCTGATCTGGATGCATTTTGGCGTAGTGCTAACCTTGTATGCCTTATACATCATGCAGATCATAGAAGGGCGCAAGATCCTGCGCGGAAAAAACAAGGTACGAGAGTCACACCGCAATCTCGGCAAAGGAATATTATTGGTAAGGTTTATAGTCGTATTCAGTGGCGCCTTACTTTATGAACCGGAACAAACACCACAGGTATAAAAAAAGCCCGCTTTCGCGGGCTTTTTTGTCACGCCTTGCGCTTCTTCTCGATCAAATCGTGAATCATAGGCGTCAAAATCAACTCCATTGCGAATCCCATCTTTCCACCTGGAACCACGATAGTATTGGGACGTGACATAAATGAACCATCTATCATGTTCAACAAATAGGGAAAATCTACTCGTTGTGGTTGACGGAAACGAATCACAATAAAACTTTCATCAGGCGTAGGAATATCACGCGCGATGAAAGGATTCGATGTATCCACCGTCGGTACACGCTGGAAATTAACATGCGTACGTGAAAATTGCGGAGTAACGTAACTGATGTAATCAGGCATACGACGCAGAATGGTGTCAACAATTGCCTCTGCTGAATAACCGCGTTGCGCATTGTCGCGGTGAATTTTCTGTATCCACTCCAGGTTGACGATAGGCACTACGCCGACCAGAAGATCGACGTGTTTGGCCACGTCCACGTCACCTGCAACCACACCACCGTGTAAGCCTTCATAGAACAACAAATCAGTACCAGAAGGAATGTCTTCCCATGGCGTAAATTCACCTGGGCTCAGATTCAGACTCTTATAGGGAACGGCTTCCTCTTCACTATGCAGATACTTACGAGTCTGCCCACCACCTGTCTTACCGTAATGCTTAAACAGCTCTTCCAGTTTGTCGAACACATTACCTTCTGGACCAAAGTGGCTCAGAATCTTGCCTTCGTTCTGGAACTTGGCAATTGCCTCTTTCATTTCCGCACGGTTGTAACGATGGAAACTATCACCTTCCACAACCACAGGGTTTATACCTTCGCGACGAAAAATGTGCTCAAAGGCATTTTTAACAGTCGTTGTGCCTGCGCCGGATGAGCCCGTGACGGCAACAACAGGATGTTTAACTGACATATTTCACTCCTCAGTTCTAAAAACCGACTCAAAACGAGGCCTTCCCCGCGCAGGGAATACCTCAAATATTCAACTGGAACGCAGTCATACCCCTTTGTTTTTCATAATAATTAACCCTGTTCTGGCGGGAATACAGGGTCTATGAGGGGCAAAAACGGATAAATGCGGCCCGCAAAAAGGGCTAAATTATACCCTAAGATTTTAATTTGAAGCCAGAATCGAGCTTAGTTGCGCCAAAAGCGCCTGGCTAGCACCTCGGTGCTGCGCCACAATTTCCTTTCCACGCTCCCCCATTTGCTCTGCTTCTTCGGCGTTATTCAAAAGCCTGACCACCGCTTCTGACAGAGTGACACTGTCACTAACCTCTCGCAACGCCTTTTTTTCCTTAAACAACTTGGCCACATCGGCAAGATTACGGGTATAGGGTCCGGTGATAATCGGCTTTGCCCACAATGCAGCCTCGATGATGTTATGTCCACCTACCGGTACCAGGCTACCACCTACAAATACGACGTCTGCCACACCGTAAAACCAGGATAGCTCACCTATCGAATCTAGCAGAAAGACCTGTACATCCTTGCCACAACTCAGTTGTTCACTTCGCCTTTGAACTTTATAACCTCCCTCTTTGAGTAATTCGCTTACTTCGTCAAAGCGCTCAGGGTGACGCGGTGCAATAACAAGTAAAACATCTTCATTGTGTTGGCGCACCAATTCCAACGCTTTTAAAACAATAAGCTCTTCCTGTTCGCGTGTGCTGGCTGCCAACCAGATCTTTCGTTCATGACCAAAATTGTTACTCGCCTCTCCGGCTAATTTCTGCGCGCCATCATCCAGGGCGACGTCAAACTTGAGATTGCCGCACACTTCTAACTTGTCCGGTTCAACACCGATACCGAGAAAGCGTTGATAATCGGTATCGCTTTGACAGCAGATCCGCTGGACCTTATTTAGTGCTGGTAAAAACAGCGGTGCAAATCGACGGTAACGCACTGTGCTGCGATCCGATAAACGGGCATTGGCGAGAAGAATGGGGATTCCGTTTTGCGAACAGCGCTGGTAAAAATTTGGCCAAATTTCGGTTTCCATAAAGACCGCAATA encodes the following:
- the waaA gene encoding lipid IV(A) 3-deoxy-D-manno-octulosonic acid transferase, translated to MRHLYSFLMRMLLPVLFVHILWRGVKNPLYRSNWAAYLGGFRTPIAQKRIWLHAASVGEFQAALPFIRDLMKAFPDYRLLISNTSPTGRARVREVMGEDVDSVLLPIDLPGAAARFCATFQPHIAVFMETEIWPNFYQRCSQNGIPILLANARLSDRSTVRYRRFAPLFLPALNKVQRICCQSDTDYQRFLGIGVEPDKLEVCGNLKFDVALDDGAQKLAGEASNNFGHERKIWLAASTREQEELIVLKALELVRQHNEDVLLVIAPRHPERFDEVSELLKEGGYKVQRRSEQLSCGKDVQVFLLDSIGELSWFYGVADVVFVGGSLVPVGGHNIIEAALWAKPIITGPYTRNLADVAKLFKEKKALREVSDSVTLSEAVVRLLNNAEEAEQMGERGKEIVAQHRGASQALLAQLSSILASN
- a CDS encoding phosphoribulokinase, whose amino-acid sequence is MSVKHPVVAVTGSSGAGTTTVKNAFEHIFRREGINPVVVEGDSFHRYNRAEMKEAIAKFQNEGKILSHFGPEGNVFDKLEELFKHYGKTGGGQTRKYLHSEEEAVPYKSLNLSPGEFTPWEDIPSGTDLLFYEGLHGGVVAGDVDVAKHVDLLVGVVPIVNLEWIQKIHRDNAQRGYSAEAIVDTILRRMPDYISYVTPQFSRTHVNFQRVPTVDTSNPFIARDIPTPDESFIVIRFRQPQRVDFPYLLNMIDGSFMSRPNTIVVPGGKMGFAMELILTPMIHDLIEKKRKA
- a CDS encoding polysaccharide deacetylase family protein translates to MGRLALLTRLIIIFMLSACGISAKAEIASHPDNSAVVFIYHRFGETTLPSTNTRMQDFIAQLDLLEKEKFTFFSLEQIVSYMKAGKPIPDRTVAITVDDAYLSVYTHAWPELKKRNIPFTLFVSTDHVDKAYRNYMRWEQIAEMVAAGMRVGNHSASHNHLIPWKEEQSAWRRRVTDDIERAQSRIEEKLGVRPTLFAYPYGEFSPALAVLVTELGYTGFGQHSGAFNRESDFGFLPRFPVSEYFSDVKAFKEKALSMAFNPREMFPSDTLWTQDKPPTMNFSLPATNFASERLRCFASGAGEIDVDVKKSSEKFSISISATHTFRSRRFRYNCTMPSPENLRYYWYSHLWINPQYPE